A region from the Mycolicibacterium litorale genome encodes:
- a CDS encoding MBL fold metallo-hydrolase, with protein MSAPEHPAYGVLRPVTETASVLLCDNPGLMTLDGTNTWVLRGPRSDELVVVDPGPDDDEHIARVAELGRVALVLISHKHEDHTGGIDKIVDRTGAVVRSVGSGFLRGLGGPLTDGEVIDAAGLRITVMATPGHTVDSLSFVLDDAVLTADTVLGRGTTVIDTEDGSLRDYLDSLHRLQGLGRRTVLPGHGPDLADLEAVTAMYLAHREERLGQVRAALRELGDDATARQVVEHVYTDVDEKLWDAAEKSVQAQLDYLRT; from the coding sequence ATGAGCGCACCCGAGCATCCGGCCTACGGGGTGTTGCGCCCGGTGACCGAGACGGCGTCGGTGCTGCTGTGCGACAACCCCGGGCTGATGACGCTCGACGGGACCAACACCTGGGTGCTGCGCGGTCCGCGCAGCGACGAGCTGGTGGTCGTCGACCCCGGACCCGACGACGACGAGCACATCGCGAGGGTCGCCGAACTCGGTCGCGTCGCGCTGGTGCTGATCAGCCACAAACACGAGGACCACACGGGCGGCATCGACAAGATCGTCGACCGCACCGGTGCGGTCGTGCGATCGGTCGGCAGCGGGTTCCTGCGCGGACTCGGCGGCCCGCTCACCGACGGTGAGGTGATCGACGCGGCGGGCCTGCGGATCACCGTCATGGCCACCCCCGGCCACACCGTCGACTCGCTGTCGTTCGTTCTCGACGACGCGGTGCTGACGGCGGACACCGTGTTGGGCCGCGGTACCACCGTCATCGACACCGAGGACGGCAGCCTGCGCGACTACCTCGACTCACTGCACCGGCTGCAGGGGCTGGGCCGGCGGACCGTCCTGCCCGGCCACGGTCCCGACCTCGCCGACCTGGAGGCGGTCACCGCGATGTATCTGGCCCACCGCGAGGAGCGTCTCGGCCAGGTCCGGGCGGCGCTACGGGAGCTGGGTGACGATGCCACGGCACGCCAAGTCGTCGAACACGTCTACACCGACGTGGACGAGAAGCTGTGGGACGCGGCGGAGAAATCCGTCCAGGCGCAGCTGGACTACCTGCGCACCTGA
- a CDS encoding RidA family protein, which produces MSWSARLTELGIELPEVVAPLAAYVPAVRTGNLVYTAGQLPIVAGELSRTGKVGADVDPDDAKDLARVCGLNALAAVDALVGVDAIVRVVKVVGFVASAPGFGGQPGVVNGASELFGEVFGDAGAHARSAVGVSELPRNAPVEVELIVEVA; this is translated from the coding sequence GTGAGCTGGTCGGCGCGGCTCACCGAGCTCGGGATCGAGCTGCCCGAGGTCGTGGCGCCGCTGGCGGCCTACGTCCCCGCGGTGCGCACCGGCAACCTGGTCTACACCGCCGGCCAGCTGCCGATCGTCGCCGGTGAACTGAGCCGGACCGGCAAGGTCGGCGCCGACGTCGACCCCGACGACGCCAAGGACCTCGCGCGGGTGTGCGGCCTCAATGCACTGGCCGCCGTCGATGCGCTGGTGGGTGTCGACGCGATCGTCCGCGTGGTCAAGGTCGTCGGGTTCGTCGCCTCGGCGCCCGGATTCGGCGGTCAACCCGGTGTCGTCAACGGCGCCTCCGAACTTTTCGGCGAGGTGTTCGGCGACGCGGGTGCGCATGCCCGCTCGGCGGTGGGGGTGTCGGAGCTGCCGCGTAACGCGCCGGTGGAAGTCGAGCTGATCGTCGAGGTCGCCTGA
- the crp gene encoding cAMP-activated global transcriptional regulator CRP, with protein sequence MDEILARAGIFQGVEPSAVSALTKQLQPVDFPRGHTVFAEGEPGDRLYIIINGKVKIGRRSPDGRENLLTIMGPSDMFGELSIFDPGPRTSSATTITEVRAVSMDREALRAWIADRPEIAEQLLRVLARRLRRTNNNLADLIFTDVPGRVAKQLLQLAQRFGTQEGGALRVTHDLTQEEIAQLVGASRETVNKALADFAHRGWIRLEGKSVLISDSERLARRAR encoded by the coding sequence GTGGACGAGATCCTGGCGCGGGCCGGAATCTTCCAGGGAGTCGAACCCAGCGCCGTTTCCGCGCTCACCAAGCAATTGCAGCCCGTCGACTTCCCGCGCGGACACACCGTGTTCGCCGAGGGTGAGCCCGGCGACCGGCTCTACATCATCATCAACGGCAAGGTGAAGATCGGTCGCCGGTCCCCCGACGGTCGCGAGAACCTCCTCACGATCATGGGTCCGAGCGACATGTTCGGCGAGCTGTCGATCTTCGACCCGGGGCCGCGGACGTCGAGCGCCACCACCATCACCGAGGTGCGCGCCGTGTCCATGGACCGCGAAGCGCTGCGCGCCTGGATCGCCGACCGCCCCGAGATCGCCGAGCAGCTGCTGCGCGTGCTGGCCCGCCGGCTGCGCCGCACCAACAACAACCTCGCCGACCTGATCTTCACCGACGTGCCGGGACGCGTGGCCAAGCAGCTGCTGCAGCTCGCGCAGCGGTTCGGCACGCAGGAGGGCGGCGCCCTGCGCGTCACCCACGACCTGACGCAGGAGGAGATCGCCCAGCTCGTCGGCGCCTCCCGCGAGACCGTGAACAAGGCACTGGCCGACTTCGCCCACCGCGGCTGGATCCGCCTCGAGGGCAAGAGCGTGCTGATCAGCGACTCCGAGCGGCTGGCTCGCCGAGCCCGCTAG
- a CDS encoding ArsA-related P-loop ATPase: MVATTTNGGRAVGWPSRLSEAKLHFVTGKGGTGKSTIAAALALALASGGRKVLLVEVEGRQGIAQLFDVPPLPYKEVKIATAEGGGQVNALAVDTEAAFLEYLDMFYNLGLAGRAMRRIGAVEFATTIAPGLRDVLLTGKIREVVTRAEKGKQPVYDAVVVDSPPTGRIARFLDVTKAVSDLAKGGPVHAQAESVVKVLHSDITAIHLVTLLEALPMQETMEAIDELRDLGLPIGSVIVNRNIPAYLAPDDLAKAAEGDIDADAVRADLTAAGITLSDNDFAGLLTETIEHATRIAARAETAEQLERLDVPRLELPALPEGVDLGSLYELAEALAHQGVR; encoded by the coding sequence GTGGTGGCAACAACTACCAATGGCGGTAGAGCCGTCGGCTGGCCGTCGCGTCTGTCAGAGGCGAAACTGCACTTCGTCACGGGCAAGGGCGGTACCGGCAAATCGACGATCGCCGCGGCGCTCGCCCTGGCGCTCGCCTCGGGCGGCCGCAAGGTGTTGCTCGTCGAGGTCGAAGGCCGCCAGGGCATCGCCCAGCTCTTCGACGTGCCTCCGCTGCCGTACAAAGAGGTCAAGATCGCGACCGCGGAGGGCGGCGGACAGGTCAACGCGCTGGCCGTCGACACCGAGGCGGCGTTCCTCGAGTACCTCGACATGTTCTACAACCTCGGGCTGGCCGGGCGGGCCATGCGGCGGATCGGCGCGGTGGAGTTCGCGACGACGATCGCGCCTGGCCTGCGTGACGTCCTGCTCACCGGCAAGATCCGCGAGGTCGTCACCCGCGCGGAGAAGGGTAAGCAGCCGGTGTACGACGCGGTGGTGGTGGACTCCCCGCCCACCGGCAGGATCGCCCGGTTCCTCGATGTCACCAAGGCGGTTTCGGATCTGGCCAAGGGTGGGCCGGTGCACGCGCAGGCCGAGAGCGTGGTCAAGGTGCTGCACTCCGACATCACGGCCATCCACCTGGTCACCCTGCTCGAGGCGCTGCCCATGCAGGAGACGATGGAGGCGATCGACGAACTGCGAGATCTGGGTCTGCCGATCGGCAGCGTCATCGTCAACCGCAACATCCCCGCGTACCTGGCGCCCGATGACCTGGCCAAGGCCGCCGAGGGCGACATCGACGCCGACGCCGTGCGCGCCGATCTCACCGCGGCGGGAATCACGTTGTCGGACAACGACTTCGCGGGCCTGCTGACCGAGACCATCGAGCACGCCACCCGCATCGCGGCCCGCGCGGAGACCGCCGAACAGCTCGAGCGCCTCGACGTGCCACGGCTCGAACTGCCCGCCCTGCCCGAGGGTGTCGATCTGGGCAGCCTCTACGAACTCGCCGAAGCGCTCGCCCATCAAGGAGTCCGATGA
- a CDS encoding DUF4177 domain-containing protein translates to MSEPTQWEYATVPLLTHATKQILDQWGADGWELVSVLPGPTGEQHVAYLKRPK, encoded by the coding sequence ATGAGCGAACCGACCCAGTGGGAGTACGCGACCGTGCCGCTGCTGACCCACGCCACCAAGCAGATCCTCGACCAGTGGGGCGCCGACGGCTGGGAGCTGGTGTCGGTGCTGCCCGGGCCGACCGGTGAGCAGCACGTCGCCTACTTGAAGCGGCCGAAGTGA
- the nth gene encoding endonuclease III: MACVTAGASPAEKSAGSPAEPKPARRPTARKWDNETPLGLVRRARRMNRTLAEAFPHVYCELDFTNPLELAVATILSAQSTDKRVNLTTPALFKKYRTALDYAQADRTELEELIRPTGFYRNKANSLIRLGQELVERFDGQVPGNIDDLVTLPGVGRKTANVILGNAFDVPGITVDTHFGRLVRRWRWTSEEDPVKVEHAVGKLIERSEWTLLSHRVIFHGRRVCHARKPACGVCVLAKDCPSFGIGPTDPGAAAPLVKGPETDHLLALAGL; this comes from the coding sequence CTGGCGTGCGTGACCGCAGGTGCGTCTCCCGCCGAGAAGTCGGCCGGCTCTCCGGCCGAGCCGAAGCCGGCGCGGCGTCCGACCGCCAGGAAATGGGACAACGAAACCCCGCTCGGCCTCGTGCGCCGGGCCCGCCGGATGAATCGCACTCTGGCCGAAGCGTTTCCGCATGTGTACTGCGAACTCGACTTCACCAATCCGCTGGAACTCGCGGTGGCGACCATCCTGTCCGCGCAGAGCACCGACAAACGCGTCAACCTGACGACTCCCGCGCTGTTCAAGAAGTACCGGACCGCGCTCGACTACGCCCAGGCCGACCGCACCGAACTCGAGGAGCTGATCCGGCCGACCGGCTTCTACCGCAACAAGGCCAACTCGCTGATCCGGCTCGGTCAGGAACTCGTCGAGCGATTCGACGGCCAGGTGCCCGGGAACATCGACGACCTGGTGACGCTGCCGGGGGTGGGCCGCAAGACCGCCAACGTCATCCTCGGCAACGCCTTCGACGTTCCGGGCATCACCGTCGACACCCACTTCGGCAGGCTGGTCCGCCGCTGGCGGTGGACCAGCGAGGAAGACCCGGTGAAGGTCGAACACGCCGTCGGGAAACTCATCGAACGCAGCGAGTGGACGCTGCTGAGCCACCGGGTGATCTTCCACGGCCGACGCGTCTGCCATGCCCGCAAGCCCGCCTGCGGGGTCTGCGTGCTGGCCAAGGACTGCCCGTCGTTCGGCATCGGCCCGACCGACCCCGGGGCCGCCGCCCCGCTGGTCAAAGGCCCGGAAACCGACCACCTGCTCGCCCTCGCCGGCCTGTAG
- a CDS encoding TlpA family protein disulfide reductase, with the protein MSTSARWTVAVLAVALALVVALSLQLAEDPAPTRRDGPAPARDHREADTPEALAGPRAEAHLPPCPAPGAGAGPEALRGITLECAGDGQMVDVARALAGKTVVLNLWAYWCGPCADELPAMAEYQRRVGDAVTVVTVHQDENEAAGLLRLAELGVRLPTLQDGRRLVAAAVRAPNVMPATVVLRPDGSVAGIVPRSFATADEIEAAVDQTMGEPG; encoded by the coding sequence ATGAGCACTTCGGCCCGCTGGACTGTTGCCGTGCTCGCCGTCGCGCTCGCCCTGGTGGTCGCGCTGTCGTTGCAGCTGGCGGAGGATCCCGCCCCCACGCGCCGCGACGGTCCCGCTCCCGCGCGCGACCATCGAGAGGCCGACACCCCCGAGGCGCTGGCCGGACCGCGCGCCGAGGCCCACCTGCCGCCGTGCCCCGCACCGGGTGCGGGCGCGGGACCGGAAGCGCTGCGCGGTATCACGCTGGAGTGCGCCGGTGACGGGCAGATGGTCGACGTCGCGCGGGCACTGGCCGGAAAGACGGTGGTGCTCAACCTGTGGGCCTACTGGTGCGGGCCCTGCGCCGACGAACTGCCCGCGATGGCCGAATACCAGCGCCGGGTCGGTGACGCGGTGACGGTGGTGACCGTCCACCAGGACGAGAACGAGGCCGCGGGTCTGTTGCGGCTGGCCGAACTCGGGGTGCGGCTGCCCACGCTGCAGGACGGGCGCCGGCTGGTCGCCGCGGCGGTCAGGGCACCGAATGTGATGCCTGCGACGGTCGTGCTGCGTCCGGACGGTAGCGTTGCCGGAATTGTGCCGCGGTCCTTCGCCACCGCCGACGAGATCGAGGCAGCGGTGGATCAGACGATGGGAGAGCCGGGGTGA